GGACATCCTTTCTTTTCCCGGCGAAGATAAATTTTTAGGAGAAATAATAATTGATTATAGCCAGATCAAGAGACAAGCAAAGGAACTTGGCAATAAACCGAAAGATGAATTGGTATTTATTTTGGCGCATGGCTTATTGCATTTACTGGGGCATGACGACAAAACAGAAGCTGGGCGAAAGAAAATGGAGAAGTTGGGAAATAAGTTTATAAAGTCTATAAAGTTATAAAGTTTTTAAAGCGCCGTTTTAACTTTTTGCTTTATAAACTTTATAACTTTTAACCTCTTATTATGGTAAAGATAAAGAGATTATATAAAAGTTTTGCTTATGCCTTTCGCGGTCTAGGCAAAACCTTGAAAGAGGAGCAGAATTTACAGATTCAGAGTTTGGCGGCTTTGTTGGTTATTTTGCTGGGCTGGTATTTTAAAATTGCCAGTTGGGAATGGGTTGTTTTGATTTTAATTAGTGTTTTGGTGCTCTTAATGGAGTTGGTAAATAGCGCCGTGGAGCGGATAACGGATGTCTTGAAGCCGAGATTGGACAGTTATGTTAAAGAGATAAAGGATATTATGGCGGCGGCGGTGATGCTCGCTTCCATTATGGCGGTAATCGTGGGATTGATTATCTTTTTGCCTTATTTTGTAGATTAAGTTTAATCTTAGAAATAGTGAAAGATGTTGGTTGATAGATTAGATTCAAAATGCGCAAATTTGAATTTCAAACCGGAGAATTTTACCATATT
This window of the Patescibacteria group bacterium genome carries:
- the ybeY gene encoding rRNA maturation RNase YbeY — encoded protein: MVVEINNKTGSRIDLSLVQEAGEKFLRAHKKFDYSVSLAFVGDKKIRQLNKKYRGIDRVTDILSFPGEDKFLGEIIIDYSQIKRQAKELGNKPKDELVFILAHGLLHLLGHDDKTEAGRKKMEKLGNKFIKSIKL
- a CDS encoding diacylglycerol kinase family protein codes for the protein MVKIKRLYKSFAYAFRGLGKTLKEEQNLQIQSLAALLVILLGWYFKIASWEWVVLILISVLVLLMELVNSAVERITDVLKPRLDSYVKEIKDIMAAAVMLASIMAVIVGLIIFLPYFVD